In one window of Candidatus Sulfuricurvum sp. RIFRC-1 DNA:
- a CDS encoding type II secretion system protein — protein MKRPGYTLIEIIITVAITGILSVGMFKAFEAITLRSEKAKILTTLSIDSQSALDQISILLYNRSPMSVNGYTLGDPTRTPIATATDKKIIEWLGLASESYLAGDYSGFVDMNRSDYATATLYSPQTTKTAIENTQIAKWGSFNWANNNIALVFSGTFDEGNSAVHSISMTTDNAIIFSGIAPTTIYEKYNLVDSAYAVARGEDIDQSATSCINSLGIKDINNTLFLFYDYRPWKGETFCADIPNGTGQVSILATNVNAFRAQMINSTIRLSIDTNRTVRGGNPVRLSKQKVVF, from the coding sequence ATGAAACGTCCTGGCTATACCCTCATCGAGATTATCATCACCGTTGCCATTACCGGTATCCTCTCGGTAGGAATGTTCAAAGCTTTTGAAGCGATAACTCTGCGAAGCGAAAAAGCCAAAATCCTCACTACCCTCTCAATCGATAGCCAAAGTGCTCTGGATCAAATCAGTATTCTGCTGTACAACCGTTCCCCGATGTCGGTAAACGGCTATACTCTCGGAGATCCAACCCGTACCCCTATTGCAACCGCAACCGATAAAAAAATCATCGAATGGCTTGGGCTTGCCAGTGAAAGTTACCTTGCCGGAGATTACAGCGGTTTTGTCGATATGAACCGTTCCGATTATGCCACCGCTACCCTCTATTCTCCTCAGACCACCAAAACAGCTATCGAAAATACACAAATTGCAAAATGGGGAAGCTTTAACTGGGCTAATAATAACATTGCGCTCGTTTTTTCAGGAACATTTGACGAGGGAAATTCGGCAGTACATTCCATATCTATGACCACAGACAATGCCATCATTTTCAGTGGTATTGCCCCCACGACCATCTATGAAAAATACAATCTCGTTGATTCGGCCTATGCCGTCGCCCGGGGTGAAGATATCGATCAGAGTGCTACATCATGTATCAACTCTTTGGGGATCAAGGACATAAACAATACTCTTTTTCTTTTTTATGATTACCGTCCGTGGAAAGGGGAGACTTTTTGTGCCGACATTCCTAACGGAACGGGACAAGTCAGTATTCTCGCCACCAATGTCAATGCCTTCCGTGCACAGATGATCAATAGCACCATCCGCCTCTCCATCGATACCAACCGCACGGTGCGCGGGGGAAATCCTGTACGATTATCCAAACAAAAGGTGGTGTTCTGA
- a CDS encoding type II secretion system protein codes for MKRNAFSLIELIFVIVLIGVMSGIGFYMSQPDYARQDAQYTLLKLKEARYRALGYDALDNAGCVTLTQAALSDNETPQHEIKSTITLTPNIPTVCFDGMGKPHNGNSVTLNTLLPNELTINFKNGDKNATIRLFSGTGYAIIPCNN; via the coding sequence ATGAAACGAAACGCTTTTTCTCTCATTGAGCTTATCTTTGTTATCGTCCTTATCGGAGTAATGAGCGGTATCGGATTTTATATGAGTCAGCCCGATTATGCCCGTCAAGATGCCCAATACACTCTGCTAAAACTCAAAGAGGCACGCTACCGTGCATTGGGCTATGACGCGCTGGATAATGCAGGATGTGTCACCCTGACCCAAGCCGCATTATCCGATAACGAAACGCCACAACATGAGATTAAATCAACCATCACCCTGACCCCGAATATTCCGACTGTCTGTTTTGACGGAATGGGGAAACCGCACAATGGAAATTCGGTAACATTAAATACTTTATTACCGAACGAATTAACTATAAATTTTAAAAACGGTGACAAAAATGCCACTATTCGCCTGTTTAGTGGAACGGGATATGCTATAATCCCTTGCAATAACTAA
- a CDS encoding secretin N-terminal domain-containing protein yields MKKIFLLLVLFLPFLHAEMCENKRFSLSAYQNRGGALTLMDLVRDVAQTCNISVIFEDKRAKERLSQPLDMVNIQDYTVPELFTFIFDEHNLFHTYDPLKGVVRVSYTNTVNFNVDYINMSELTTESTKSITVGPSTNTGANNTNTGTSGTTSGTASSGTGSNSTSGGSGANSDYTNVRAISTFTFWDQLQNHIQQILQVDEEYNEAINKTLVNRDAAVVTITGTKRQIDGVKRYLNKLESRMHSQVMLEAHLIELTYNDYSSIGVNWSEFSLALTGSYSNAYTNVVGTANPIYKFGIDFNPAGLINFLKTYGDVEVLSNPKILTLSNQPAVINVGQQLSYLYQNGSIASSDTQTSATTTNTLGSVFVGLTLNIIPEVTEDGYIIMRINPITSELLNESELNSNTSTTGTTTQTQRTMPPDTRVKQMTSIVKVKDAQKVLIGGLIEKKISKDNTKVPVIGDVPLFGRLFNNDTDTVRKSELFILITPTLIKQDVFPSIDDAILKRFN; encoded by the coding sequence ATGAAAAAAATATTTTTATTGCTCGTATTATTCTTACCATTTCTGCATGCAGAGATGTGTGAAAACAAACGTTTTAGCCTCAGCGCTTACCAAAACCGTGGCGGAGCTCTCACCCTCATGGATTTGGTACGTGATGTCGCCCAAACATGCAACATCAGTGTTATTTTTGAGGATAAACGAGCCAAAGAGCGCCTCTCTCAACCTCTCGATATGGTTAATATCCAAGACTACACTGTCCCCGAGCTTTTTACCTTTATTTTTGACGAACATAACCTTTTTCACACTTATGATCCGCTAAAAGGCGTTGTTCGCGTCTCCTACACCAATACGGTCAATTTCAATGTCGATTATATCAATATGTCTGAATTGACAACGGAATCAACCAAATCGATCACTGTCGGACCAAGCACCAATACCGGGGCTAACAATACCAATACTGGAACGAGCGGCACCACTTCCGGTACTGCTTCTTCAGGAACAGGAAGCAACTCCACTTCCGGTGGTTCAGGAGCGAACAGCGATTATACCAATGTGCGCGCTATTTCGACATTTACTTTTTGGGATCAGCTTCAAAATCATATTCAGCAAATTTTGCAAGTCGATGAAGAGTACAACGAAGCGATCAATAAAACTCTCGTAAATCGTGATGCCGCCGTTGTCACCATCACCGGAACCAAGCGACAAATCGACGGAGTAAAACGCTATCTCAATAAACTTGAATCTCGCATGCATTCACAAGTGATGCTCGAAGCGCACCTCATCGAACTCACCTACAACGACTACAGCTCTATCGGAGTAAACTGGAGTGAGTTCAGTCTAGCATTAACCGGAAGCTATTCCAATGCCTACACGAATGTTGTCGGTACTGCCAATCCAATTTATAAGTTTGGTATCGATTTCAATCCTGCCGGATTGATTAATTTTCTTAAAACATACGGCGATGTTGAAGTTTTATCCAACCCTAAAATCCTAACCCTGAGCAATCAGCCTGCGGTAATCAACGTCGGGCAACAGCTCAGCTATCTTTACCAAAATGGCTCGATTGCCTCATCTGATACCCAAACTTCCGCAACAACAACCAACACGCTCGGCTCTGTTTTCGTTGGGCTTACACTTAATATTATTCCTGAAGTAACGGAAGATGGCTACATCATTATGCGAATTAATCCCATCACCAGTGAGCTCTTAAATGAGTCTGAACTTAATTCTAACACTTCAACCACCGGAACAACGACACAAACCCAACGAACAATGCCGCCGGATACCCGTGTTAAACAGATGACCTCGATCGTCAAAGTGAAAGACGCCCAAAAAGTACTTATCGGTGGACTCATTGAGAAAAAAATATCTAAAGATAATACGAAAGTTCCAGTGATAGGGGATGTCCCATTATTCGGCCGCTTATTTAATAACGATACCGATACCGTCCGTAAAAGCGAACTCTTTATCCTGATCACCCCAACCTTGATCAAGCAAGATGTTTTTCCATCCATTGATGATGCCATTTTAAAGCGGTTCAACTAA
- a CDS encoding ATP-binding protein — MSKWLEAADQFEERRDSRDYFEMQSALGAIEKIHTILSGTSRQLIFLIGEPGSGKTFLLNFLYEQMADQRHVILIETPFITPLNLLYQLIRHKGIEPYGENIEQLRTQAIELYASNDHVIMIDEAQLLSTEMREFIRILADSKAFWFMLAMHKTEGEAILRAPHFKSRPHKVIELIPLTLVEGKNYLHRELMRIGFSEIIEEIPPKMLKQAHQISNGNFRNFKKLFYHLFHLLHYTNVNGKTKYLRPSKCTLTMAAMDAELLDD; from the coding sequence ATGTCAAAATGGCTTGAAGCGGCAGATCAGTTCGAAGAGCGACGCGACAGTCGCGATTATTTTGAGATGCAAAGTGCCCTTGGGGCGATTGAAAAAATCCACACTATTTTAAGCGGAACCTCTCGTCAACTCATTTTTTTGATCGGCGAACCGGGAAGCGGGAAAACCTTTCTTCTCAATTTTTTGTACGAACAGATGGCAGATCAACGCCATGTTATCTTGATCGAGACCCCGTTTATCACCCCTCTTAATCTCCTTTATCAACTGATTCGGCACAAAGGGATAGAACCCTATGGTGAAAATATCGAACAACTCCGCACGCAAGCGATAGAACTTTATGCTTCAAATGATCATGTCATTATGATTGACGAAGCACAACTCCTAAGTACCGAGATGAGAGAATTTATCCGTATTCTTGCCGATTCGAAAGCATTCTGGTTTATGCTGGCAATGCACAAAACTGAAGGTGAGGCCATTTTGCGTGCTCCCCATTTTAAAAGCCGCCCGCACAAAGTGATCGAACTCATACCGCTCACCCTCGTCGAAGGGAAAAACTATCTTCATCGAGAATTAATGCGCATTGGATTTTCCGAGATTATCGAAGAGATTCCCCCTAAAATGCTCAAACAAGCGCATCAAATCAGCAATGGAAATTTTCGAAATTTTAAAAAACTGTTTTACCACCTGTTTCATCTTCTTCACTACACCAACGTAAACGGTAAAACCAAATACCTTCGCCCCTCAAAATGTACCCTAACCATGGCGGCAATGGATGCGGAGCTTCTTGATGATTAA
- a CDS encoding tetratricopeptide repeat protein, whose product MINNFDNLVERCSKLRRRRMIRLSMFITGAILFLIAMAALYIQWTMLSQPETPKKLPPIVPKSQYIPATPSTPAVQQLQAPLTVVYSLPMRDTSKTRAFIVQLTSSKSFADINASRHKIPSKYLPSLAIYAINGFYTLRYIDIYDRASLPHAIEYFKSLGFSSPTAYKYNPERIAISEQNIPKLSAIPTSMAPITNEIPIPVAPPAAPIAAPAKNLSGNRLFSVQTSTQNTTADFITAYRSNPKYETALIIAREFYTQENFVDSAIWAKKANQLNREAEEAWLLYAKSYYAQGRKSEAINILELYLNYKDSKTASELVRTWKLNSTN is encoded by the coding sequence ATGATTAATAATTTTGACAACCTTGTAGAGCGCTGCAGCAAATTACGCCGCCGCCGGATGATTCGGCTCTCGATGTTTATTACCGGAGCTATCCTCTTCCTCATTGCAATGGCTGCCCTCTATATCCAATGGACGATGTTATCACAGCCCGAAACACCGAAAAAATTGCCTCCGATTGTCCCTAAAAGCCAATATATTCCGGCAACACCATCAACACCTGCTGTACAACAGCTTCAGGCACCACTAACAGTTGTATATTCGCTGCCGATGCGAGATACTTCGAAAACACGTGCGTTTATCGTTCAACTTACCTCCAGTAAATCCTTCGCCGATATTAATGCATCGCGTCATAAAATTCCATCCAAATATCTGCCCAGTTTGGCAATTTACGCCATCAACGGATTTTATACTTTACGTTATATTGATATTTATGATCGTGCATCGTTACCGCATGCGATCGAGTATTTTAAATCCTTGGGATTCTCATCACCAACCGCTTATAAATACAATCCTGAACGTATTGCGATTTCAGAGCAAAATATCCCAAAATTAAGTGCCATACCAACTTCAATGGCCCCTATAACCAATGAGATTCCGATACCGGTTGCACCACCCGCTGCCCCCATTGCCGCACCGGCTAAAAATCTCTCCGGCAATCGTTTATTCAGTGTTCAGACCTCTACCCAAAACACTACGGCCGATTTTATCACCGCATATCGATCCAATCCGAAATACGAAACCGCATTGATCATCGCCCGTGAATTTTACACTCAGGAAAATTTTGTTGATTCCGCCATTTGGGCTAAAAAAGCGAATCAACTCAATCGTGAAGCCGAAGAAGCATGGCTTTTATACGCGAAATCGTACTACGCACAAGGGCGAAAGAGTGAAGCGATCAATATCTTGGAACTCTATCTCAACTACAAAGATTCTAAAACTGCTTCCGAACTGGTTCGGACGTGGAAACTAAACAGCACAAACTAA
- a CDS encoding GspE/PulE family protein produces the protein MIRQQVRLGDLLISEGLISADQLEHALQQQKESGYSKKLGEVLVDEGMVSHKEMALLLSKQLKIDFVDLFGEKIDFQSLAKFSISLLTAAKAIPFKEDEDYVYIATSDPLNFDALEALERNIATKPIKVFLSLSEDIAHIFQRLEIIKKTQSIAAEVKKEINNEGSKGVDGDASAVMQLINLIIKDAVLRRASDIHIEPELRSMSVRARVDGILQETFVFDLDIYTALNSRIKLLGNLDISERRKAQDGRFSLDVAGGKYDFRLSSTPTLFGESIVMRILDQQKILLKLHELGFENKNLEKFNEIIHAPFGIVLITGPTGSGKTTTLYAALNEVKSIENKVLTIEDPIEYQLPLVQQVQVNERVGFSFLEALKSFLRQDPDIILVGEIRDFETLNSAAQASLTGHLVFSTLHTNDAPSAIGRMVQMGLQSYLIADSLVGIVAQRLVRKICNECKMEIKPHKNLLRRVERWISEDAKFYAGKGCPKCNNTGYSGRILISEILMVNETIAKMVADEASKYEISRYAQENEGFEPMVIDGLSKTLRGITTLEEILRVTKEL, from the coding sequence ATGATCCGACAACAAGTACGATTGGGAGATTTGCTCATTTCCGAGGGGCTTATTAGCGCTGATCAGCTCGAGCATGCCCTCCAACAGCAAAAAGAGTCCGGTTACAGCAAAAAACTGGGGGAAGTTCTCGTTGATGAGGGGATGGTATCGCATAAAGAGATGGCCCTGCTCCTCTCTAAACAACTCAAAATCGATTTTGTCGACCTCTTCGGTGAAAAGATCGATTTCCAATCTCTCGCCAAATTTTCCATCTCTTTGCTCACAGCCGCCAAAGCAATCCCGTTTAAAGAAGATGAGGATTACGTCTATATCGCCACCTCCGATCCGTTAAACTTCGATGCTCTCGAAGCGCTGGAGCGTAATATCGCGACCAAACCAATCAAGGTTTTTTTATCGCTGAGCGAAGACATTGCTCATATTTTTCAACGTCTTGAAATCATCAAAAAAACTCAGAGTATCGCCGCAGAAGTTAAAAAAGAGATTAATAATGAAGGGTCCAAAGGGGTCGATGGTGATGCCAGTGCCGTTATGCAGCTCATCAATCTTATCATTAAAGATGCAGTTTTGCGACGAGCCAGTGACATCCATATCGAACCGGAGCTGCGTTCCATGTCGGTGCGAGCACGTGTCGATGGAATCTTACAAGAGACTTTCGTCTTTGATTTGGATATTTATACGGCGCTTAATTCACGCATTAAACTTTTGGGAAATCTCGACATTTCTGAACGACGGAAAGCCCAAGACGGTCGCTTTAGCCTCGATGTTGCGGGGGGAAAATACGATTTCCGTCTCTCCAGTACCCCAACCTTGTTCGGGGAATCAATCGTTATGAGGATTTTGGATCAACAAAAGATTCTTCTTAAACTTCATGAACTTGGATTTGAAAATAAAAATCTAGAGAAGTTCAATGAAATCATCCACGCACCATTCGGTATTGTCCTCATCACAGGCCCGACCGGAAGCGGTAAAACGACCACCCTTTATGCGGCACTCAATGAAGTAAAAAGTATCGAAAATAAAGTTCTCACAATCGAAGATCCTATCGAGTATCAACTTCCTCTGGTACAACAGGTTCAAGTCAATGAGCGGGTAGGCTTTAGTTTCCTCGAAGCGCTAAAATCCTTTTTACGACAAGACCCTGATATCATCCTCGTAGGGGAGATTCGCGATTTTGAAACCCTCAATTCCGCAGCACAAGCGTCATTGACGGGTCACCTTGTTTTCTCAACACTTCATACCAACGATGCGCCAAGTGCGATTGGACGGATGGTTCAGATGGGATTACAAAGCTATCTTATTGCCGATTCACTGGTCGGAATCGTTGCACAGCGATTGGTACGTAAAATCTGTAATGAATGTAAAATGGAGATTAAACCGCACAAAAATCTTCTCCGCCGTGTCGAGCGCTGGATTAGCGAAGATGCAAAATTTTATGCCGGAAAAGGGTGTCCGAAATGCAATAATACCGGTTATTCCGGGCGGATTTTGATCTCTGAAATTTTGATGGTCAATGAAACCATTGCCAAAATGGTTGCCGATGAAGCATCCAAATACGAAATTTCCCGTTATGCCCAAGAGAATGAAGGATTTGAACCGATGGTCATTGATGGACTCAGCAAAACACTACGCGGTATCACCACCCTCGAAGAGATTCTCCGTGTCACAAAAGAGCTGTAA
- a CDS encoding type II secretion system F family protein has product MKFFRVRYKQGKRKFSTTFEAAHKAEALRKFRDKSLGVPVEVKEISEPFSMKFDRFKKRFTNPIQNRRVKDEAYITFLDQLSTMLDAGMPINTCLAESINDTQDPMLKAIFTTVLQDIESGLSLSKSVVNYQKQLGSLSLSMFELGEQTGTLSNAITKLSAILQQIFDNRQKLKKATRYPLFIIVAMSIAFTVVITFVVPQFQSFFEQSGMELPFPTKLLLWTEHAITTYGPYIMVGAISLSVSFSMAYARNPKLRLKTDQYFLRIYIVGKVTYYAMIGRFIYLFNVLTDAGIPMIDALEIAMGVVDNTYIKQELRKIPVAIEDGRSLAQGFNESGQFEGMILQMIKAGESSGSLGKMLGKVNRVYNNRYDYIVDNVATLIEPILIAAIAGFVLLLALGIFLPMWSMVDIAG; this is encoded by the coding sequence ATGAAATTTTTTCGGGTGCGATACAAACAAGGGAAACGAAAATTTTCCACAACATTTGAAGCAGCCCATAAAGCTGAAGCACTCAGAAAATTCCGTGATAAATCTCTCGGTGTACCCGTCGAAGTCAAAGAGATATCTGAACCTTTCTCGATGAAATTCGACCGTTTTAAAAAACGTTTTACCAATCCGATCCAAAACCGACGGGTCAAAGATGAAGCCTACATCACCTTTTTGGATCAACTCTCTACAATGCTCGATGCAGGGATGCCGATCAATACCTGTCTGGCGGAAAGTATCAACGATACCCAAGACCCGATGCTCAAAGCTATTTTTACCACCGTACTTCAAGATATCGAAAGCGGACTCAGCCTCAGTAAATCTGTCGTCAATTATCAAAAACAGCTGGGAAGTTTATCATTGTCGATGTTTGAACTCGGAGAGCAAACCGGAACTCTCAGCAATGCCATTACCAAACTCTCCGCCATCTTGCAGCAAATATTCGATAATCGCCAGAAGCTCAAAAAAGCAACAAGGTATCCTCTCTTTATCATTGTAGCGATGAGTATCGCTTTTACCGTAGTGATTACCTTCGTGGTTCCCCAATTTCAATCTTTTTTTGAACAATCGGGGATGGAGCTCCCCTTCCCGACCAAGCTCCTCTTATGGACTGAACACGCAATCACAACTTATGGCCCCTATATCATGGTAGGAGCCATCTCTTTATCCGTATCGTTTAGTATGGCATATGCCAGGAACCCAAAACTCCGCCTTAAAACCGATCAATATTTTCTTCGGATTTACATTGTCGGCAAAGTAACCTATTATGCGATGATCGGACGTTTTATCTATCTGTTCAACGTCCTCACCGATGCGGGAATTCCGATGATCGATGCACTCGAAATTGCTATGGGTGTCGTGGATAACACCTATATCAAACAAGAACTTCGGAAAATCCCTGTTGCCATCGAGGATGGCCGCTCCTTAGCCCAGGGTTTTAATGAAAGCGGACAATTCGAGGGGATGATACTGCAAATGATCAAAGCGGGAGAGAGCAGCGGATCATTGGGAAAAATGCTGGGTAAAGTAAATCGGGTGTATAATAACCGTTATGACTATATTGTCGATAATGTTGCTACTTTAATCGAGCCGATTTTGATTGCCGCAATCGCCGGATTTGTGCTACTATTGGCACTCGGGATCTTTTTACCGATGTGGTCAATGGTCGATATCGCAGGATAA
- the murG gene encoding undecaprenyldiphospho-muramoylpentapeptide beta-N-acetylglucosaminyltransferase — MNIIFTGGGTGGHLVIALSLAEAAKARGHRVVFIGSTSGQDRQWFGESTLFEATHFLETTGVVNKRGFAKLGALWKILKAVAASKEVIADFNADAVVSVGGFSAAPAALAALLTKTPLYIHEQNAVTGKLNRLLRGYAKGFYSSYEEGENHCDYPVNERYFQNARIRDSIKTVIFLGGSQGAKFINDLALEIAPWLDHGAMHIIHQCGIKEEERVRAAYHALGINAEVYGFTNQIVELIGRSDFAVSRSGASTLWELCASNVPAFYIPYPSAAGDHQYHNARYIIDHNAGWCERQQDGLVFKLQAAINSDIRSKSETLGQLIHPNGAENIIQKIEEGL, encoded by the coding sequence ATGAATATTATCTTTACGGGCGGGGGGACAGGCGGACATTTGGTTATTGCTTTATCGCTTGCTGAGGCGGCTAAAGCTAGAGGTCATCGTGTCGTCTTTATCGGTTCGACTTCAGGTCAGGATCGTCAATGGTTTGGTGAGAGTACCCTTTTTGAAGCAACCCATTTTTTAGAGACAACGGGGGTTGTCAATAAACGCGGTTTTGCTAAACTGGGGGCATTGTGGAAAATCCTCAAAGCGGTGGCAGCGTCAAAAGAAGTGATAGCCGATTTTAACGCCGATGCAGTCGTCAGTGTCGGCGGTTTTTCGGCGGCACCGGCGGCATTGGCTGCCTTGCTTACCAAAACACCTCTCTATATTCATGAACAAAACGCCGTTACCGGTAAATTGAACCGATTGCTCCGAGGGTATGCCAAAGGGTTTTACAGCTCGTATGAAGAGGGTGAAAATCATTGCGATTATCCGGTCAATGAACGTTATTTTCAAAATGCGCGTATTCGTGACAGCATTAAAACGGTTATTTTCCTCGGAGGCTCTCAGGGAGCGAAGTTCATTAATGATTTAGCCCTTGAGATAGCACCATGGCTGGATCATGGTGCTATGCATATTATCCATCAATGCGGAATCAAAGAAGAAGAACGTGTCCGAGCCGCCTATCATGCGTTGGGGATTAATGCGGAAGTGTATGGGTTTACAAACCAAATTGTTGAACTGATCGGGCGGAGTGATTTTGCGGTAAGCAGGTCGGGGGCAAGTACCCTATGGGAGTTATGTGCTTCGAATGTCCCTGCATTTTATATCCCTTATCCGAGTGCGGCAGGGGATCACCAATACCATAATGCCCGTTATATCATTGATCATAATGCAGGGTGGTGTGAGCGTCAACAGGATGGTTTGGTATTTAAACTTCAAGCAGCGATTAACTCTGACATACGCTCTAAAAGTGAAACCTTGGGTCAATTGATCCACCCTAACGGGGCAGAAAATATTATCCAAAAGATTGAAGAAGGTCTTTAA
- a CDS encoding FtsW/RodA/SpoVE family cell cycle protein, with amino-acid sequence MPDKKLFLLTTALITIGVICSYTLSAYTVILFEYNDFHFVLRELAVAIISILFMWSLAQLDPDVWLHRLGLTLFFGGMLLMIIMPFLPASLVSEVGGAKRWIKLFGFSLAPVEFFKIGFVYFLAWSFSRKLGHHGNMGVLEEFKRVAPYAAIFILAMFLIAILQNDLGQVVVLALTLAVMLFFAGSSFRFFMTLIVGSLIAFIFLIVTSQHRIDRILSWWATAQNTILAIFPESIAQHLRIENGEEAYQIGHSLNAIHNGGIFGTGLGGGTFKLGFLSEVHTDFVLAGIAEEFGFIGVVFVTFLFIALLHRLFKIANRSHNDTAYLFSLGVGLLITFAFMVNAYGISGLTPIKGISVPFLSYGGSAMMASSVAIGMVLMLSKKIEYKSGDKK; translated from the coding sequence ATGCCTGATAAAAAATTATTTCTTTTAACGACTGCATTGATTACGATAGGGGTTATTTGCTCCTATACCCTTTCAGCTTATACGGTCATTTTATTTGAGTACAACGATTTTCATTTCGTTTTACGTGAATTGGCCGTTGCTATTATCTCTATTTTGTTTATGTGGTCTTTGGCGCAGCTCGATCCTGACGTGTGGCTCCATCGCTTGGGTCTCACCTTATTTTTCGGGGGGATGCTTTTGATGATCATAATGCCTTTTCTCCCCGCATCTTTGGTTAGTGAAGTGGGAGGAGCAAAGCGGTGGATCAAACTGTTTGGGTTTTCACTTGCTCCGGTAGAATTTTTTAAAATCGGATTTGTCTACTTTTTGGCATGGAGCTTTTCCCGCAAACTCGGTCATCATGGAAATATGGGGGTTTTAGAAGAATTTAAGCGGGTAGCTCCGTATGCCGCTATTTTTATTTTAGCCATGTTTTTAATCGCAATTTTACAAAATGACTTGGGGCAGGTTGTCGTTTTGGCATTGACTCTAGCGGTCATGCTCTTTTTTGCCGGGAGCAGTTTCCGGTTTTTTATGACCTTGATTGTCGGTTCATTGATTGCATTTATCTTTTTGATTGTTACGTCTCAACACCGAATTGATCGTATTTTGTCATGGTGGGCAACGGCCCAAAATACGATTTTGGCGATTTTCCCTGAATCGATAGCTCAGCATTTACGAATTGAAAACGGGGAAGAAGCGTACCAAATCGGACATTCTCTCAATGCCATTCATAATGGAGGGATATTCGGTACCGGTCTTGGCGGCGGTACGTTTAAGCTCGGATTTTTGAGTGAGGTGCATACCGACTTTGTCCTCGCGGGGATTGCGGAAGAATTCGGATTTATCGGAGTCGTTTTTGTTACCTTTTTATTTATTGCACTTTTACACCGCCTTTTTAAAATAGCCAACCGTTCCCATAACGATACGGCTTATCTCTTTAGCCTCGGAGTCGGCTTGTTAATCACTTTTGCCTTTATGGTCAATGCGTACGGTATCAGTGGATTAACGCCGATTAAAGGGATTTCGGTACCGTTTTTGAGTTACGGGGGATCGGCGATGATGGCTTCTTCGGTTGCCATCGGGATGGTGCTGATGCTCTCTAAAAAAATAGAATACAAATCGGGTGATAAAAAATGA
- the flgB gene encoding flagellar basal body rod protein FlgB, with product MGIKISRAHDLMESSMNYRAARQDMIAGNIANADTPFYRPRDIRFEEVLEQKSASLFADKGQTLSMSRTDGSHLSGADTASSSKPTTFFRDGHMARNDGNSVDLDVETTEMAKNSTMFNALTAALKKDSAIFRSVIDASGKTS from the coding sequence ATGGGTATCAAAATTTCACGAGCACATGATTTGATGGAAAGTTCGATGAATTATCGCGCTGCACGCCAAGACATGATTGCCGGAAATATTGCCAATGCCGATACCCCTTTTTATCGTCCCAGAGATATCCGATTTGAAGAAGTTTTAGAGCAAAAAAGTGCTTCGCTTTTCGCGGATAAAGGACAAACGTTATCCATGAGTCGTACCGATGGTTCACATCTATCAGGCGCTGACACTGCCTCTTCTTCCAAACCAACCACCTTCTTTCGAGACGGTCATATGGCGAGAAACGATGGAAACAGTGTCGATTTGGATGTCGAAACGACTGAAATGGCAAAAAATTCAACGATGTTCAATGCGCTCACTGCCGCACTCAAAAAAGATTCCGCTATTTTCAGAAGCGTCATTGATGCTAGTGGCAAAACTTCGTAA